A window of Aquipuribacter nitratireducens genomic DNA:
CGCGCGCCTCGTCGAGCGGCAGCCGCCCGCCCGGGGCGACGCTCGAGCTCGTGGGCGCCGGCCCGCCAGCGGACTCCCCGGCGAGGACGAGGGCCGACTGCCGGGCGACCGGGTCGGAGGGGAGCCCGCCCGCACCACCGGCGTCCGGGGCGGCCGCCGCTGCGGCGGCGGCCTCCGCCCGGGCGCGGGCCTCCGCAGCGGCGAGGGCCTCGGCGAGCCGGCGGGCCTCCTCGGCCTGCCGCTCGCGCTCGACGGCGGCGACGAGCGCCTGGTCGGCGGTGACGAGGAGGGCCTGGTGCTCCCGGAGGAGGGCCTCGGCGGCGGCGCTGCGCTCCTCGGCGAGGGTCTCGGCCGCCGCACGGTCGCGCCGGACGTCCTGCACGGCCTGCGACGTCGACACCGCGACGTCGACCTGTGCCCGGGCACGGGCGACGACCTCGGCGTCGGAGGCGAGGACGGTGCGGGCGGTGCGGAACGTCCGCACCTGCTCGGCGAACGCGGCCGGGCCGTCGCCGGCGGCGATGGAGACGGCGACGGCGGTGAGGGTGAGCTCCGTGGTGCCGCCCACCCGGTACAGGGCCCGGACCCGCTGGGTCGCGGCGCTGCGGTCGGCGTCGAGGCGCCGGCCGGCGTCGTCGAGGCGGACCTGGGCGTCGACCTCGGCCGCGGCGAGGGCGTCGGCCTGCGCGCGGACGGTGTTGTACTCCTCCACCGCCTGGTCGACGGCGACCTCGAGCCGCTCGACCTCCGCCCGGAGGGCGTCGACCTCGGCGCGGACCTCGGCGGCGGAGCGGTCGTCCGCCGGCGCGGTCGAGGGAGAGGGTGCGACGACGGGGGACGCGGTGGCGGGGGACGCACCGAGCAGCGCGACGGCTGTGAGGAGCCACACCGCGACGCCCGCGGTGCGACGACGTGGCGCCGTCATGTCCGCGTGTGCGTCGCGGTCGCCTCGACCGTGAGCCAGGCCTCGCTGCGCGGGATGTGGTGGAGCACGAGCGTCGGCGTCTCGCGGACCACCGTGACGGTGACGTCACCGGCGGGGCTCACGACGAAGGACTCCGCGGGCACCTCGTTGAACGCGTTGTCGGCCGCCGCGGCGGCGGTCGCCGTGAGGTACGCCTGCTGGACCGTGGCGCCGGAGACGAGGTCACGGGAGGCCTCCCGCGCGCTCGCGGCGGCCCCGTCCTCCACCGACAGGCGCGCGACGCCGAGGGAGATCCCGTCGAAGGCGAGGACGCCGATGATCCCCAGGTACACGACGAGCCGGACGAGCCAGCCGACGACGATGTCGCCGCGGTCGCCCGACGGGACCCGGTCGCGTGTCCTCCACATGGACCGGACGTCGGACGGCGCCCGGCCGGGCTTGAGCAGGGGCGTTACACCCGACCGCGCGCACCACCCCTGCGGAGCAACCGGGCGGCGAGCAGGTCGGCGACGGCGCGCGTCTCCCGCACCCGCAGCAGGAGGGTGCCGGCCACGTACCCGACGACGAGGACGGCGCCGCCGGCGAGCAGGCCGAGGAGGGCCTCGGGTCGGGACCCCGTGCCACCGGCGAGCCGACCGACGAGCACCGCGGCGGGGACGACGACCGCGAGGACGACACCGATCCGGGCGAGGACCCACAGGAAGCCCCGCACGCCGAGGTCACCGACCCGGCGGTGCAGCCACGCCGTCGCGACGACGAGCCCGGCGACCTCCCCGAGGCTCATCGACGCGGCGATGCCCGCCACCCACCACTGGACGGGGAGCAGGAACGGCACCGCGGCGGTCCCCGCGGCCCACACCCCCGCGGTCACGAGCGTCACCCAGAACGGCGTGCGGCCGTCCTCGTAGGCGTAGAACACGCGGCGGACGAGGTAGAGGACGCTGAAGAACGGCAGGCCGAGCGCCATGGCGGCGACCACGCGGCCGACGACGACGGGGGGCGCGTCGTCGGGGGCGAACAGCACGGCGGACACGAGGTCCCCGAACGCGACGAGGCCCGCCGCCGGCAGCGCGACCGCCACGAGGAGCAGCCGCATGTAGCGGCGCGTCCCCGCCGCGACCCCGGCGGTGTCCGCGTGCGCGGCGGCACCGGACACCTGCGTGAACACCGCGGTGACGACCGAGACGGCGATGAGGCTGTGGGGGAGCATGTAGAGGAGGAAGCCGAGCGTCCACGCCGTCGTCGACGCCGTCGTCTCGGCGAGGTCGGTGCCCCGGGTCACGGCCACCGTGCGGCTCGCGGTGTTCGACACGAGCACGAAGACGAGCTGGCTCACGACGATGCCGGCGAAGGTCCAGGCCGCGACGCGGCCGGCGCTGCGGAACCCGACGCCGCGCAGCCCCCACCGCGGGCGCAGGGTGAACCCGATCCGCCGCAGCGGCCACGCGAGGACCGCCGCCTGCCCGGCCACGCCGAGCGTGGCCGTCCCCGCGAGCAGGGCGACCATCCCCGGCGTCCACGCCGCCGGGTCGGTGGTCTGCTGGCGGCCGAAGGCGAGGAGGAACACGAGCATGCCCGTGATGGCGACGACGTTGTTCACGACGGGCGCCCACATGTACGGCCCGAAGCTGCCGCGGGCGTTGAGGACCTGGCCGAACAGCGTGTAGGCGCCGTAGAAGAACACCTGCGGCACGCACCAGAGGGCGAAGGCGACCGCGAGGTCGAACTCCGGCTGCGCCCACCCGTCGGTGTAGAGGGCCACGAGCGGGCGGGCGAGGAGCGTGAGGACGACGGTGAGCCCGAGCAGCCCGACGAGCGCCATGGTGAAGAGGCGGTCGAGGAACTCCCGGCCCCGGGCGCCGTCGCGGTCCGCCCGCACGATCTGGGGGACGAGGACGGCGTTGAGCGCCCCGCCCGCGACGATCGCGTAGATGAGGTTGGGCAGCTTGTTCGCCACGTCGAACGCGTTGGCGGCGAGGTTCGCGGCCGACAGGCCGAGCAGGGCCGTGAGGACGATCTTGCTGACGAGCCCGAGGACGCGGGAGACGAGGGTCCCCGACGCCATGACGGCGGTCGCCCGGCCGACCCGGACCCGCGGGCCCGTCGCGGCGCCCGTCGTGGCGACGGGTGCCTGTGCGGTGGTGCCGTCCTGGTCGGCCCGGCCGGCGCCGTCGCGGAGGCGCTCGCTCACCCGTGGCCCCGCCGGCGCTGCCCGGCGTGGGAGCCGCGTGCCGACTGCAGCGGCACGCCGAGCCGGGCCGCGGCCAGGCGGGCCGCGCGCCGCTCGTTGGGGAACGCGAGCCGGTCCTCGAGCGCGTCGAGGCCCACCCACGCCGCCTCGACCGCCTCGTGGTCGGGGTCGTTGTCGACCGTGACGGTCCCCCCCGTCGCCTCGAGGAGGAACAGGTGGACCGTCTTGTGGATGCGGTGGCCGTCGGCGAAGAACCAGTAGTCGATGGACCCGAGCGACTCCAGCACCCGGCCGTCGATGCCGGTCTCCTCCGCGATCTCCCGCACCGCCGCCTGCTCCGGCGTCTCCTCGCCCTCGAGGTGGCCCTTCGGCAGGCACCACTCGAGGCGGCCGGCCCGGTTGCGGCGGCAGATGAGGGCGACCCGCAGCGGGTCCGTGCTGCGGTCGACGACGAGCCCCCCGGCGGACACCTCGGTCCGGACGGGTGCGGGGCTCATCCGGCCAGGGTAGCCGCGCGGGTGCGGGCGACCCGGTCACCGGCCCCGGGCGCCTACCCTTGTCGGCCGTGCCCGAGGACCGTCCCGCCGCCCTGCGCCGCGCCGCCGCCGCGGTGGCCGCGCTCGTGCCCGAGCTCGGCGACCTCGGTGCGCGCTTCCAGGACGCGGGCTTCGAGCTCGCGCTCGTCGGGGGTCCCGTCCGGGACGCGTTCCTCGGCCGCACCTCCGGCGACCTCGACCTCACGACCGACGCGCGACCCGACGACACCGAGCGGCTGCTCGCCGCCTGGGGCGGGACGACGTGGGACATGGGCCGCACGTTCGGGACGATCGGCGCTCGCCGTGGCGGCACGACGGTCGAGGTCACGACCTACCGGGCCGACGCCTACGACGGGGAGACCCGCAAGCCGGTCGTGGAGTTCGGCGACTCCCTCGAGGAGGACCTGCGCCGGCGGGACTTCACGATGAACGCCATGGCGGTGCGCCTGCCGTCGCTCGAGCTCGTGGACCCGTTCGGGGGCGTGGACGACCTCGTCGCCCGCCGCCTCCGGACGCCGCAGCCGGCCCCCGCCAGCTTCCGCGACGACCCGCTGCGGATGATGCGCGCCGCGCGGTTCGCCTCCCAGCTCGGTGTCGACGTCGACGAGGAGGTCCGCGCCGCCATGACGGAGCGGGCCCCGACGATCGGCATCGTGTCGGCCGAGCGCGTGCGGGACGAGCTCGTCCGGCTCGTGTGCGGCCGCGACCCGCGGGCCGGGCTCGAGCTCATGGTGTCGACCGGGCTCGCCGACCACGTGCTGCCCGAGCTGCCGGCCCTGCGACTGGAGGTCGACGAGCACCACCGCCACAAGGACGTGTACGAGCACACCCTCACCGTCCTCGAGCAGGCCATCGCCCTGGAGGACGACCACCGGGACCCGGACGCGGTCGTGCCCGGCCCGGACCTCGTGCTCCGGCTCGCGGCGCTCCTGCACGACGTCGGCAAGCCGGCGACCCGGCGCTTCGAGCCGGGCGGCGGGGTGAGCTTCCACCACCACGAGGTGGTCGGCGCCAAGCTCACGGCGAAGCGCCTCAGGACGCTGCGCTTCGACAAGCAGACCGTCAAGGACGTCGCGCGGCTCGTCGAGCTGCACCTGCGGTTCCACGGCTACGGCGACGGGGCGTGGACCGACTCGGCGGTGCGCCGCTACGTCACCGACGCCGGCCCGCTGCTGCCGCGCCTGCACCGGCTCACGCGCAGCGACTCCACCACCCGCAACGCCCGCAAGGCCCAGCGGCTCCGCCTCGCCTACGACGACCTCGAGCGGCGCATCGATGTGCTGCGCGAGCAGGAGGAGCTCGCACGGGTGCGGCCCGACCTCGACGGCAACGCGATCATGCGCCTGCTCGACCTGCCACCCGGACCGCTCGTCGGCCGGGCCTACCGCCACCTGCTGCAGGTGCGTCTCGACGAGGGTCCGCTGGAGGGCGAGGCGGCCGAGGCCGAGCTGCGCCGGTGGTGGGCCGCGCAACCGGAGTCGCGGACGCAGCACACGGACGGGTGAAGGTCGAGCCGCCACGCCGGTGCACCCGCCTGTGATCTACGTCACGAAGCCAGCCGTCGGGCTGAGGCCCTGCCGCCGTCGTGCCGACACCGCACCCATGGAGACGCCGGAGACCCCCCTGTCCGTGCCCGTCCTCGACCGTCGCTCGGTGCTGCGCGGAGCCTCCGTGCTCGGTGCCGCCGGTGCCGCCGGTGCCGCCCTCACCCTGACGGCCGCCCCCGCGTCGGCGAGCCTCACGTCGATGTACTCCCACGTCGCCACGTCACGCCGGTCGGCCGGCAAGCGGCAGCTGTCCCGGGGCACCGCCCTCCAGCGGGTCGCGCAGGCGTGGGCGGTCGAGCTCGCCCGCACCGGGCAGCTGCGGCACAACCCCCGCTACGCCTCGCTCATCCCGCGCGGCTGGCTGCGTGCCGGCGAGAACGTCGGCTACGTGAGCGGCAGCAGCCCGGAGGCGCGCCTGCACCGGATGTGGATGGACAGCCGCGGTCACCGGGCCAACATCCTCGGCGCCTACACCCACGTCGGCATCGGCCGGGCCTTCGACTCCCGCGGGCGGCTGTGGGGTGTGCAGGTCTTCGCGGCCTACCCGCGCTGAGGGCGGGCGGCGGCGCGCGCGTAGCCGACCGCCACCGCGAGGTACAGGACGGCGATCCCGGCGTACAGCGGCCGGGAGTAGCCGTCGTCCGGCACGACGAGGGCACCGAGGCCGGCCGCGAGGACGAACGCGGCGTTGAAGACGACGTCGTAGAACGCGAACGCGCGACCCCGCACGTGCTCCGCGACGGCCGTCTGGACGTGCGTGTCCGCGCCGATCTTCACCACCTGGCCCGCGAGGCCGAGGACGAGCGCCCCCGCCGCGAGCGGTGCCGTCGCGATGCCGAGCACGAAGAGGGCCTCGGTGACCGCGGCGACGAGCAGAGCGAGGACGAGCCAGGTGTCGAGCGGGCCGAGCCCCAGGGGCGTGCCCCGGCGCTCGAGCGCGCGGACCGCGGCGGGCGTGACGGCGGCGGCGAGCAGCGCCCCGGCCGCGGCCGCCCCGCCGACCAGGCCGAGCACCCCGAACCCCGCCTCGACGTCGTCGGAGAGGTGGCCCCGGGCGAGGAGGACCGTCGCGATCGTCGACAGCCCGAAGGCGAACCGGTGGGCGCCCACGGCGCCGATGGCGTCGCGGGCGACCGGACGGCGCCACACGTGCGCGGCGCCCTCACGCAGGCCGCGGGCGACGGCGACGGCCGCTGCGCGGGTGCTCGCGGCACTCGGGGTGTCCGGGCCGAGCTCGCGGTGCCCGAGGCGCCCGGTGAGCAGGGCGGCTCCGAGGAAGAGCGCGGCCGCAGCCGCGACGACGAGGCCGTCGGTGGGCGCACCGGGTCCCAGCGCGAGGCGCAGGCCGAGGCCGAGGCCGAACCCGGCGCCGAACGCCCCGGTGCCGAGGGTCGGCGTCACGGCGTTCGCGGGTACGAGCAGCGCCCGCGGCACCACGTGCGGCAGGGAGGCACCGAGGCCGGCGAGGAGGAACCGGTTGACGGAGAGGGCGGCGAGGACGAGCAGGTAGAGCGCGCCGAGGACCCCGCCCTCGAGGCGACCGTCCGCCGCGACGACGAGCGCCGCGACCGCGAGGGCGAGGACGACGCGCACGAGGTTGCTGACGAGCAGGACGCGCTGCCGGCTCCAGCGGTCGAGCAGCACCCCGGCGAACGGCCCGACCACGGTGAACGGCAGGACCGCGACGGTCAGCACGCCGGCGACGAGCGGCGCCGTCGGCGCCTGCGTCGGGTTGAACAGGACGAAGCTCGCGAGCCCCGCCTGGAAGGCCCCGTCCCCGAGCTGGCTCGTGAGCCGGACGGCCAGGAGGCGGCGGTAGCGGTCCCCGCGCAGGACGCGGGCGAAGCCCGCCGTGCCGGGCGCGGGGGAGGTCGCCGTCGTCACGGCGCCGAGCCGTCCGCGGACCGGCCCGGCAGCGCGTCGCGGAAGGTCCACCAGCGGTACGCGCAGTAGTTGAGGACGGCGTTCGTCGAGGCCGACAGCACCCGTGCCACGAGCAGGGGCATGCCCGTGAGGAGGAGCAGCTGGACGCCGAACAGCACGAGGAGGAAGTCCGCCGCGACCTGCGGGAGGAACCGGGACACCTGCGCCCCGGCGTGGCCGTGGGCGGCGTCGAAGGCGTACCACCGGTTGAGGACGAAGTTGAGCGCGTACGTGAGGACGAACGCGATCGCGACGCTCGCCAGCCGCGGGAGGGGGGTGAAGGCGTCGAGCAGCGCGAGGACGGTGAGGTCGAAGGCGAGCCCGAACGCGCTGAAGGCGAGGAAGCGGGTGAGGGAGTGCCGCTGCACGCGGGACAGCCAGGAGGCGGTCGCCTCCTGGCTGTCCGTCGTGGTGCGGGCGGTCGTCACCCCTCGCCGCGGATGAAGGCCTCGACGCCCTCGCGGCCCCGGTCGTCGGGCAGCTGCACCGGCGGGGACTTCATGAAGTACGTGCTGGCGGCGTGGACCGGCCCACCGAGCCCGCGGTCCTTCGCGATCTTGGCGGCCCGGACGGCGTCGATGATGACGCCGGCGGAGTTGGGGGAGTCCCACACCTCGAGCTTGTACTCGAGGTTGAGCGGGACGTCGCCGAACGCGCGGCCCTCGAGGCGGACGTAGGCCCACTTGCGGTCGTCGAGCCACTCGACGTAGTCGCTCGGCC
This region includes:
- a CDS encoding NlpC/P60 family protein, which codes for MTAPRRRTAGVAVWLLTAVALLGASPATASPVVAPSPSTAPADDRSAAEVRAEVDALRAEVERLEVAVDQAVEEYNTVRAQADALAAAEVDAQVRLDDAGRRLDADRSAATQRVRALYRVGGTTELTLTAVAVSIAAGDGPAAFAEQVRTFRTARTVLASDAEVVARARAQVDVAVSTSQAVQDVRRDRAAAETLAEERSAAAEALLREHQALLVTADQALVAAVERERQAEEARRLAEALAAAEARARAEAAAAAAAAPDAGGAGGLPSDPVARQSALVLAGESAGGPAPTSSSVAPGGRLPLDEARVVVERAAVAAPNPQAAAAIRAAGTKLGATYVWGATGPSTFDCSGLTMWSYRQAGVNIPRTSRQQYAGLRKVPVSQMVPGDLLFYASGSAPGSIHHVSMYLGDGLMITAPRTGDVVKVSALWSTPVYGAVRPVG
- the murJ gene encoding murein biosynthesis integral membrane protein MurJ, which produces MSERLRDGAGRADQDGTTAQAPVATTGAATGPRVRVGRATAVMASGTLVSRVLGLVSKIVLTALLGLSAANLAANAFDVANKLPNLIYAIVAGGALNAVLVPQIVRADRDGARGREFLDRLFTMALVGLLGLTVVLTLLARPLVALYTDGWAQPEFDLAVAFALWCVPQVFFYGAYTLFGQVLNARGSFGPYMWAPVVNNVVAITGMLVFLLAFGRQQTTDPAAWTPGMVALLAGTATLGVAGQAAVLAWPLRRIGFTLRPRWGLRGVGFRSAGRVAAWTFAGIVVSQLVFVLVSNTASRTVAVTRGTDLAETTASTTAWTLGFLLYMLPHSLIAVSVVTAVFTQVSGAAAHADTAGVAAGTRRYMRLLLVAVALPAAGLVAFGDLVSAVLFAPDDAPPVVVGRVVAAMALGLPFFSVLYLVRRVFYAYEDGRTPFWVTLVTAGVWAAGTAAVPFLLPVQWWVAGIAASMSLGEVAGLVVATAWLHRRVGDLGVRGFLWVLARIGVVLAVVVPAAVLVGRLAGGTGSRPEALLGLLAGGAVLVVGYVAGTLLLRVRETRAVADLLAARLLRRGGARGRV
- a CDS encoding NUDIX hydrolase, which translates into the protein MSPAPVRTEVSAGGLVVDRSTDPLRVALICRRNRAGRLEWCLPKGHLEGEETPEQAAVREIAEETGIDGRVLESLGSIDYWFFADGHRIHKTVHLFLLEATGGTVTVDNDPDHEAVEAAWVGLDALEDRLAFPNERRAARLAAARLGVPLQSARGSHAGQRRRGHG
- a CDS encoding CCA tRNA nucleotidyltransferase translates to MPEDRPAALRRAAAAVAALVPELGDLGARFQDAGFELALVGGPVRDAFLGRTSGDLDLTTDARPDDTERLLAAWGGTTWDMGRTFGTIGARRGGTTVEVTTYRADAYDGETRKPVVEFGDSLEEDLRRRDFTMNAMAVRLPSLELVDPFGGVDDLVARRLRTPQPAPASFRDDPLRMMRAARFASQLGVDVDEEVRAAMTERAPTIGIVSAERVRDELVRLVCGRDPRAGLELMVSTGLADHVLPELPALRLEVDEHHRHKDVYEHTLTVLEQAIALEDDHRDPDAVVPGPDLVLRLAALLHDVGKPATRRFEPGGGVSFHHHEVVGAKLTAKRLRTLRFDKQTVKDVARLVELHLRFHGYGDGAWTDSAVRRYVTDAGPLLPRLHRLTRSDSTTRNARKAQRLRLAYDDLERRIDVLREQEELARVRPDLDGNAIMRLLDLPPGPLVGRAYRHLLQVRLDEGPLEGEAAEAELRRWWAAQPESRTQHTDG
- a CDS encoding CAP domain-containing protein; protein product: METPETPLSVPVLDRRSVLRGASVLGAAGAAGAALTLTAAPASASLTSMYSHVATSRRSAGKRQLSRGTALQRVAQAWAVELARTGQLRHNPRYASLIPRGWLRAGENVGYVSGSSPEARLHRMWMDSRGHRANILGAYTHVGIGRAFDSRGRLWGVQVFAAYPR
- a CDS encoding MFS transporter; this translates as MTTATSPAPGTAGFARVLRGDRYRRLLAVRLTSQLGDGAFQAGLASFVLFNPTQAPTAPLVAGVLTVAVLPFTVVGPFAGVLLDRWSRQRVLLVSNLVRVVLALAVAALVVAADGRLEGGVLGALYLLVLAALSVNRFLLAGLGASLPHVVPRALLVPANAVTPTLGTGAFGAGFGLGLGLRLALGPGAPTDGLVVAAAAALFLGAALLTGRLGHRELGPDTPSAASTRAAAVAVARGLREGAAHVWRRPVARDAIGAVGAHRFAFGLSTIATVLLARGHLSDDVEAGFGVLGLVGGAAAAGALLAAAVTPAAVRALERRGTPLGLGPLDTWLVLALLVAAVTEALFVLGIATAPLAAGALVLGLAGQVVKIGADTHVQTAVAEHVRGRAFAFYDVVFNAAFVLAAGLGALVVPDDGYSRPLYAGIAVLYLAVAVGYARAAARPQRG
- a CDS encoding GtrA family protein, with the translated sequence MTTARTTTDSQEATASWLSRVQRHSLTRFLAFSAFGLAFDLTVLALLDAFTPLPRLASVAIAFVLTYALNFVLNRWYAFDAAHGHAGAQVSRFLPQVAADFLLVLFGVQLLLLTGMPLLVARVLSASTNAVLNYCAYRWWTFRDALPGRSADGSAP